Part of the Juglans regia cultivar Chandler chromosome 14, Walnut 2.0, whole genome shotgun sequence genome, TCCCAAGGCATAGACGTTCTTGATGATCATTTTACCTTAATTTGGCTGAATAGGCTAGCAGCTTGGAACGTCTATATAGAAGGTATATATACGCTTTatcttaattttcatatatatatatatatatatatgatatatgcaGGTGAAACAGAACAGCAAGCTACTCGCTGAGAAAGTTTCAGAGACGCTAAAGTTATTTGTGGGAGCATTCTGTGCGGAGGACAGCGCATCCGCGCTTGTATCGATCTCTCGAGCCAAGTCCTTGGCTGGAACAGGAACCGAACTTCTTTCAAGTATCAAAAGGCACCAAGTAGGCAACTTTAGCAGTGTTAATATGTCTTCTAATGTTATAAACATCCACTTGTACGTTGGCTAATTTTCTTCTATCTTCTTTGTAACAGGAAAGCATGCAGTGGGAGGGAGTTTCTGTAACAAAGCTTCAACACTGGCCGGCCTTAAAGGCAGGAGAGCACAGATGGCAAGATATAATGACACCGTTTAGAGGGATGGAAATGGCTTTAACAAGAAACTCTTCATATCCAGCTAGAATAATGGATGGAGAGCTGAAAGATGGTTTGCTTCGATTTGAGGAGCTCTTGTGTCTTTTTATCAAAGAATCCAAGAGCTCTTTGCCTTGTGATCCACCTACTGTTCCCGAGTCCAATGCAGAAGATATAATGAAGTCCCTCCAAGCTGCCCTTCAAACCATTCCAACAGCCCACCAAGATTTACCCTcctatttcttcttattttgcATGAAACTCCTTCACTGCAATTTATTGGCCAAACCATCTGCTTCCAAACAAGGCAACACAGTTCAGAAAGATGAAAACTCTAGTACTGATGCATGTCACATGAATGGGATCTCCTTACATGGGGTCTGGAGCAATTTGCCCATGAAGGTAAGTTGGAATAGGCTAATGCCAGCATTCAAATGCTCACTTTCCCTGGGCCTTGCAGTCCTATTTGGGTTGCTCTATAACAAGGAAAATGGGTACTGGTCAGGACTCTCTGTAGCGATCAGTCTTGCATCAGCCAGGGAGGCAACATTCAAAGTTGCCAACGTTAAAGCTCAGGGGACTGTCTTGGGTTGCGTGTATGGATTACTGGGTTGCTCACTTCATGGAAAATTCTTGCCAATAATATTCTTATCTCTTCTCCCTTGGTTCATTTTCACGAGCTTTCTACAGCGTAGCCGGATGTATGGTCAGGCGGGAGGAATTTCTGCAGTTATCGGGGCAGTAATCATCCTGGGCAGGAAGAATTTTGGTCCTCCAAGTCAATTTGCAATGGCAAGAATTACTGAAACCTTCATTGGATTGTCATGTTCAATAATGGTCGAACTACTCTTGCAGCCTACTAGAGCTTCAACCACGGCGAGAACTCAACTCTCTAAATGTCTTGGGACATTGCACGCCTGTATCGCCTCAGTAAGCCTTGGATGCAACATATCCGAATTGGAAGAGAACCAAAAGAGGCTTAAAATCCAAGTAAGCGAGCTTGGGAAGATCATTACGGAAGCTGATGTGGAACCCAATTTCTGGTTTTTACCTTTTCATAGTGCCTGCTACATTAAGATATTCGAGTCTTTATCAAAAATGGGTGATATCCTGCTTTTTAGTGCTCATGCGGTGGGATTCCTTGAGCAAGCATCACAAGGATCAGTTGCGGAATATTCCTGGAAAGAGCATGTCAATAAGCTAGAAGATCATGATGACCTTAAACTCTTCAAGGAAATGGTTTGCTCTTCAATAAAATGTTATGAACGAGTCACTTCGATGAAATCCCTCACAGTACTCGAAAAGGAGCTTGCTAAGAATTATTATAAGGTTTCTTGTGATCTCGAGTTGGGAAAATCAAGAAGAAATTATTACCCAAACATGATTATCATGGAATCAAATTTAGATGAACATGCGATGgagaagaatataataatagatttataTCTCCAACATTCAAAAGAACTTCTGGACAAAATTCAGGTTGAAAGTAGTGATCACGACGAGCTCAAGTACTACTCCCAAAGGGTTCTAAGCTTCACTGCCCTAGGATTTTGCATCAGCAGTTTTATGAGAGAGTCCGCTGAGATTGGAATGGAAATCAAAGAACTCGTTCAATGGGAAAATccttctagctagctaggccacATGGCTATGCAGGAAATATCATGTAAGCTAGCTACATGCTTTATAGTTTATACAATCAACAGTGTAACAATTCCCATTAATATATACAATCAACATTTCTGCTTGCAATGTTGCAGAAATCAAGTAACAACTAATTATTAGGTCCTGTTTGATTTCGAAaagtatctcatctcattttatctcatctcatacaatttttttaaatttccacactaaatataataaacaacttaactttttcaaatctcgattcaacttttttaaattctaaaataataataatattaaaagataatattctaacaatattttttttaattttcatttttcatctaaaattattttatctcatctctgaatcaaATCCAGAACTATATGGTGCAAGCTGATTACATTCACTATTACATAATTGTAGATTTCAAGAAGGTAAAGCAAATCATGTAATGTACAattactaggggtgtaaccggtccggttttggacaaaatctatgaccgaatcggtatataccggttttaaattttttacaacCGATTACATCTCGATTACTCttctaaaccggtacctccgattttaccggtttccagtccggtctggtccctttttttattttttttaaatataaaaaatatataataaagtgttatttcttatgataaaatgttattaacaatttaatatatatattatgtttaaagcatatgatcaattaaattttcatctttaagattaaacttttattttataaattataacaacattatcttatatataattatattaataatatattatcaaacaaattacaaatgttcatatttaagattaacattttatgttataatttataaattataatatgaaattattttatatatgatatataattatatattatatatataaatttaatatatataaatatatataaatattttgtataatatataaaattaatttttatatatatatattttttccaacaggtccagttcggtccggttcCAAAAACTACGAAaccgaaaccggaccggatccggccattttttcataaaatagaaaCCGGTTCTGGACCaaaccggttcaaaaccggaccaaccaaTCCGGTTCGGTATGGTCCAAACCgattttttagtttaaatttacactCCTAAAACTCTATTGCACCttcaaactattaaaaaaattataacatattgAACGTTTCATTAAAATACAAACGTCAAGATCATGCTacgtaatttattttcatttatctcAAGGATCAAAACCAAACATCCTAACACTAAACGAGAAAAACAATGGGCCCTATGccggagaa contains:
- the LOC109008363 gene encoding uncharacterized protein LOC109008363, translated to MYGPAFLQSQIAFPAFSYVTVILIINTTSDATLGDALRGCWLALFATVQSVGPGAILCLRVIEPARFSSVTTALAVALGSFVVALPESTHLVAKRIGLGQVVIVYVVAFINGAHTDPVMHPLHVAASTAVGLVLACVLALLLPYPMASLMQVKQNSKLLAEKVSETLKLFVGAFCAEDSASALVSISRAKSLAGTGTELLSSIKRHQESMQWEGVSVTKLQHWPALKAGEHRWQDIMTPFRGMEMALTRNSSYPARIMDGELKDGLLRFEELLCLFIKESKSSLPCDPPTVPESNAEDIMKSLQAALQTIPTAHQDLPSYFFLFCMKLLHCNLLAKPSASKQGNTVQKDENSSTDACHMNGISLHGVWSNLPMKVSWNRLMPAFKCSLSLGLAVLFGLLYNKENGYWSGLSVAISLASAREATFKVANVKAQGTVLGCVYGLLGCSLHGKFLPIIFLSLLPWFIFTSFLQRSRMYGQAGGISAVIGAVIILGRKNFGPPSQFAMARITETFIGLSCSIMVELLLQPTRASTTARTQLSKCLGTLHACIASVSLGCNISELEENQKRLKIQVSELGKIITEADVEPNFWFLPFHSACYIKIFESLSKMGDILLFSAHAVGFLEQASQGSVAEYSWKEHVNKLEDHDDLKLFKEMVCSSIKCYERVTSMKSLTVLEKELAKNYYKVSCDLELGKSRRNYYPNMIIMESNLDEHAMEKNIIIDLYLQHSKELLDKIQVESSDHDELKYYSQRVLSFTALGFCISSFMRESAEIGMEIKELVQWENPSS